In Nisaea acidiphila, the DNA window ACCACGGTCTTGCCCGCGACCGGGCTGTCGTCGGCGACCTGCAGCTCGAAACTCTCGATCTCCAGTTCGCTTTCGAGGTCGCGCAGGACTTCGCGGTTGTGGTCCTCGTGGAAGAAGGCGGCGAGGTCCTCGGCGACGGAGGGGCCGATCTGGTCGATATTGATCAGGTTTGCATAGGCCTCTGATTCCGGATCGCTGGCTTCCAGCATCGCCGCGGTCAGCGCTTCGAGCGTGCCGAAATTGGCAGCGAGCAATTTTGCGGTTGCCTGCCCGACCTGGCGGATGCCCAAGGCGTAGATGAAGCGGTCGAGCCCGATCCGGCGGCGCTCCTCGATGGCGGCGAGCAGGTTGGTGACGGATTTCTCGCCCCAGCCCTCGCGCTCCATCAGGGCATCCGCGTGGACTTTGAGGCGGAAAATGTCCCCCGGCTGCCGGATCAGTTCGTCCTCGTAGAAGGCCTCGACCTGCTTGGCGCCGAGGCCCTCGATGTCGAAGGCGTCGCGCGAGACGAAATGCTTCAGCCGCTCGACCGCCTGGGCGGCGCAGATCAGGCCGCCGGTGCAGCGCCGGATGGCCTCGCCCTCGGGACGAACCGCCTCGCTGCCGCAGACCGGACAATGGTCCGGGAAGATATAGGGCTCGGTGCCGTCCGGGCGGCGTTCCTCGATCACCCGCACGACCTGCGGGATGACGTCGCCGGCGCGCTGGATGACGACCGTGTCGCCGGCGCGCACGTCCTTGCGGCGGATCTCGTCCTCGTTATGCAGGGTGGCGTTGGAGACCACGACGCCGCCGACCGTGATCGGGGTCAGCCGCGCGACCGGGGTGAGGGCGCCGGTCCGGCCGACCTGGATCTCGATCTTCTCGAGGACGGTCTCTGCCTGCTCGGCCGGGAATTTGTGTGCGATGGCCCATCGCGGCGCCCGGCTGACCATGCCGAGCCTCTCCTGCCAGTCCAGCCGGTCGACCTTGTAGACGACGCCGTCGATATCGTATTCGAGGGTCGGGCGGGCATGGCCGACCTCCTCATAGGCCGCGAGCGCGGTGTCGGCGCCGTCGCAATGCTTGGTCATCGGGTTGATGACAAAACCCCAGGACGAGAGCTTATCGAGAAACCCGGACTGGGTATCCGCCGGCATCTCGGAAACCTCGCCCCAGGAATAGGCGAAGAAATGCAGGGGCCGGCTGGCGGTGATCGTGGGGTCGAGCTGGCGTAGCGAGCCCGCCGCCGCGTTGCGCGGATTGGCGAAGATCTTCTTGCCCGCTTCCTCCTGCCGCGCATTGAGGGCGGCGAAATCTGCCTTGCTCATGAAGACCTCGCCGCGCACCTCGAAGACGGCCGGCACACCGTCCGGCAGCGTGTCCGGAATATCGCCGATGGTCTGCAGGTTACGGGTGATGTCCTCGCCCTCCGTCCCGTCGCCGCGGGTCGCACCCTGCACGAACCTACCGTTCTCGTAGCGCAGCGAAGCGGAGAGCCCGTCGATCTTCGGTTCGGCGACCAGTGCGACCGGTTCATTCTCCCCGAGGCTGAGAAAGCGCCGGATTCGGCCGACGAAGTCGCGCACATCCTCTTCCGAGAAGGCGTTGGAGAGCGAGAGCATCGGTTTGCTGTGACGGACCTTGGCAAAGCCCGCCGCCGGGGCGGCGCCGACCCGGTGGGTCGGGCTGTCGGCGCGGATCAGGTCCGGGAAAAGCGCCTCGATCTCGTCGTTCCGGCGGCGCATCGCGTCGTAATCCGCGTCGCTGATCTCCGGCGCGTCGTTCTGGTGGTAGAGCTTGTCGTGCTTGGCGATCTGGGCCGCCAGCCAGCGCAGCTCGAAATCCGCCTCGGCGCGGGTAAGGGTATCGACCGGTTTGACGTCTGCCGGCGCTGCCATGGGGCTCGTCCTCAGGCTGGGTTGAGAAGGCTGTCGGCCGCGGCGCGGGCCTCGTCGGTCACGGTGGCGCCGGACAGCATGCGGGCGAGTTCCTCGCGGCGCTCGCCCTGTTCGAGCTGCGAGACCGCGGTCTTGACCAGTTCGCCGTCCGCCTGCTTGGCGACATGCCAGTGCCGGAGCCCGCGTGCCGCGACCTGCGGCGAATGGGTGACGACCAGGACCTGCGTGTCCGAACCGAGTCTTGCGAGCCGTTCGCCCACTGCCGCCGCGACCGCCCCGCCGACCCCGCTGTCCACCTCGTCGAACACGAGGGTGGAGACCGGATTGGCTTCGGACAGGACAACCTTGAGGGCCAGCAGAAAGCGGGAGAGTTCGCCGCCCGACGCGATCCGCGCCAGCGGGCCGAACGGTGCGCCGGGATTGGTGGAGACCTGGAAGCTGACCCGCTCCATCCCGGCGGCGCCCCAATCATTCTCGTCCAGCGGCTCAAGCCGGGTCTTCACCTGGGCCTTGTCGAGTTTGAGGGGAACCAGCTCGTCCGTCAGGGCCTTGTCGAGCTTCGCCGCCGCGATGCAGCGCGCCTCGGTCAGCGCCTTGCCGGCCTCGATATAGTCGGCGCGGGAGCTTTCTTCCACGTGGGCGAGATCCGCAAGTCCGCCGCCGGCATCGTCCAGAGCGGCGAGCCGGGCGGAGAGCGCCCTGTGTAGTTCCGGCAGGCGGTCCGCCTCGATATCGTGCTTGCGGGCCAGCGCGCGAAGCAGGTGGAGCCGGTCGTCGACCTCTTCCAGCCGGCCGCTGTCCGCCTCGACGTCGGACGCGATCTGGCTCAATGCATGCTGGGCTTCCTGGATTTCGGCGGCGGCGCGATCGAGACCGTCGATCACGCTGTCCAGCCGATCGCCGGCTCGGTCCCGTACCCGTTCGAGGATGCGCTGCGCGGTAGCGACGGCCTGCTCCGCTCCGTCTTCGGCTTCAAGCGCACCGGCGGCGCCGTTCATCGCCTCCAGGATCTGGGCCGCATTGGCGAGCAGGGTGCGGTCCGAGGCGAGGCGGGTTTCCTCACCCTCTTCCGGGGCGGCGGCATCCAGTTCCTCGACATTGTGGCGCAGCAGCTCCTCGTCCGCGCGCGCCCGTTCCAGCTCTTCCCGAGCCTTGCGATGGGCGGCCCGGGCTGCGCTCCAGGAGGCGTGGGTTCGTCCGACCTTCTCCAGCAGCGCGCCATGGCCGCCGAACTGGTCCAGGGTCTCCCGGTGCGTTGCCGGATCCATCAGGCCACGCTGGTCGAACTGGCCCTGGATCTCAACGAGGGTCTCACCGAGCCGCTTCAGGGTGGCGACATTCACCGGCTCGTCGTTGGCGAAGGCGCGGCTGCGGCCGTCCGCCGTCAGAATCCGGCGGAGGATTACCGGACCGTCCGCGTCGATCCCCATCTCCTCAAGAATATCCTGCGATCCATGTCCGTCCGGAACCTCGAAGCTGGCGGTGACGACGGCCTGTTTCGCGCCGTTGCGCACCAGTCCGCTATCCGCGCGCGCGCCGAGCGCCAGTCCGAGCGCGTCGAGCAGGATCGACTTGCCGGCTCCGGTCTCGCCGGTCAGCACGGCGAGGCCCGGTCCGAAGGCGAGATCGAGCCTGTCGATCAGCACCACATCGCGGATCGTAAGGCCGGTCAGCATGTTATGTCAGAAAACCCAGAGCCCGAGGCCGAGAAGTCCTTCGCCGCTGCCGGTCCCGCGATTGGCGCCGGTGGTCATCAGGGCGTAGCTGTCCTGATACCACTCGCTGCCCGGATAGTTGTGTCCGAGCACGGCCGCGGTCCGTTCCGCCTGCTCGTGCAGCCCGAGCGCCGCGTAGGCCTCCGTCAGCCGGTGCAGGGCTTCTGGCACCTGATCGGTGGTGTCGTAATTCTCCACCACGCGCTTGAAGCGGTTTATCGCCGCGAGATACTGGCCCTGGCGCAGATAGAAACGGCCGATCTCCATTTCCTTGCCGGCAAGGTGGTTCCGGGTCAGGTCGATCTTGAGCAAAGCGTCGCGGGAATATTTGCTCCCCGGGAAACGCTGCACGAGTTCCTGCAGTGTTTCCATCGCGTTCCGGGTCAGCTTCTGGTCACGGCCGACATCGACGATCTGCTCGTAGTAGCAGAGGCCCTTCAGGTAATAGGCATAATCGACATTCGCGTTGCTCGGGTTGAGCTGGATGAATCGGTCGAGCGCGCCGATGGCCTCGTCATACTTATTGCTCTGGTATTGCGAGTAGGCCGCCATCAGCTGCGCCTGAGTGGCCCAGACTGAATAGGGGTGTTGCCGTTCGACTTCGTCGAACAGAGGGGCGGCCTTCTTGTAGTCGCCCTCAAGCGCGGTATCGACAGCCTCGTTATAAAGCTCTTCGACGGGCCGCTCGACATATTCGAGCTTCGGCTCGTCCGAGCTGCAGGCCGTAAGGGCGAGAGCGCCGGCCACCAATGCGAGGCTTTTCGCCCGCAGCGGGCCCAGACCTCCAAACGCGAACTTCATCGGATTTCCCCGGACATGTGCCCTTAGAAAATACGGTCCCGGAGCGTTCGAGCCAAGAGGCTTGCCTTCGGCGGACAACGGTCCGCGGAAACGCTCCGTCCAGACTGATCGGATAGAGGAATTAAGCCGTCGCGGCAAGCAGCGGATGGTCGTGGTCGGCCGCCGCCATCTCCGGCGTCATCTCAACCAGTTCCCAGGCGCTTTCGTCTGCGAACAGGGCCCGGAGCAGCTTGTTGTTGAACAGGTGCCCGGATTTCGAGGCATCGACGCGGCCGAGAATCGGCGCTCCGGCGAGATAGAGGTCGCCAACGCAATCAAGGATCTTGTGGCGTACGAACTCATCCTGAAAGCGCAGGCCGCCCTCGTTGAGGATCTTGTCGCCGTCGACGATCACGACATTGTCAAGATTGCCGCCGCGGCCGAGACCTGCCGCGCGCAGCCGGTCGATATCCTGCATGAAACCGAAGGTCCGCGCGCCGCTGATCTTCTCGTTGAAGGTGCCGTTGACCAGCTTCACGTCGAGTTGCTTCTCGGTGATCGCCGGGCTGTCGAACTCGATCTCGAAGTTAACCGAGAAGTGATCGTCCGGAGTCAGTTCGATCCGCCGCCGGTCGTCGGCGGCCGTGACAGGCTTCAGCACGCGGATCGCCTTGCGGGGAGCGTCGAGCTTCGCCACGCCGGCGCATTCGATTAGAAGCACGAAAGGCTCGGATGAGCCGTCCATGATCGGGACTTCCGGGCCGTCGATTTCGATCAGGGCGTTGTCGATGCGGCAGCCGGCGAGCGCCGCCATCAGGTGCTCGACCGTGGAAACAGAGACGCCGTCGCCGTTCTGCAGCCGGGTGCACATGGTCGCATCATGGACCATGTCCCAGCGCGCCGGGACGAGCGGGTTCTTGTCGGAAATGTCGGTACGCTTGAAGACGATGCCGTGATCGGACCCGGCCGGGTGCAGGGTCATCACGCAGTCCACACCGCCGTGCAACCCGACGCCCGTGCATGAAATGCTCGTCTTCAAGGTCTGTTGCGAAATCACGTACGATGCTCCTGCTTGCTACCCCGGAAATGCTCGTGTTTTGCGGGCAAATTCAAAACGGAGTTGCGCTAAATAATTAAGGCCCCAGAAGATGTATCAATATCCCCTGGGGCCCTCAAATCACTCTTTGTGTCTGAATGTTACGCCGTAAATGTCTGATTTAACGGCGTAAAATCCAGGTTAGTTAGCCTGCCGGCGAAGGAAGGCCGGGATGTCCAGAAGGTCGTCGTCCTGACGGGACGGCGCGACCCTTTCCGACTGGTCGAGAACGCCGAGCCGGGCCTGTTTCGGCTCGGAGGCATTGACGTCCACAAAGCGCTGCGGGCGGTCGTCCTGAGCCGGTTCCGGAGCCTTCTTGCTGCCGATGCCGGTCATCCGGGTGAACAGGCTCGGAGCCTTGTCGGCACTGTCTTCGCGGCCTCCGGCATTGGCCATCGCGGCGGCCTGGAACGGATCCGGCTCGCTGCTGGCCTTGGTTTCCGGAACCGCCGGCGGCGGTGCGATGAAGCTGTCGCCGGCTTTCGGTTCGGCCGCCGCCTGCTCCTCCGCCTCGATCGTGCTCTTTGCCGCGTCGGCCTTTGTCTGGGCTTCCAGAGCCGCCTCGTCGAGCTCCATCTCGCCGATCACGAGGGTGTTTCCGGCAACATGGACGGTCTCGGTCGTGGCGGAGATCGCCGGAATGTCGCCTGCCGGCGCGCTCGGAGCGGGAGTGGCGGAGGCGACCGCCGCGGCCGGAGCAGGGGCCGGGTCGGCAGACGGCTTCGGCATCGGAGCGGCCTTCGCCTTGGTCGGAACCACGGTCAGCGGCGGGCGCTTGGCAGCCATGCCCTCGGCGGCGATGCCGGTGGCGACCACGGAGACCCGCATGGTGCCTTCCATCTTCTCGTCGAAGGTCGAGCCGAAGATGATATTGGCTTCCGGATCGACTTCCTCGCGGATGCGGTTGGCGGCTTCGTCGACCTCGAACAGGGTCATGTCCATGCCGCCGGTGATGTTGATCAGCACGCCGCGGGCACCTTTCATCGTGGTGTCCTCGAGCAGCGGGTTGTTGATCGCGGCCTCGGCGGCGTCGACCGCGCGTTTTTCGCCGCTGGCCTCGCCGGTGCCCATCATGGCCTTGCCCATTTCGCTCATCACCGTCCGGATGTCGGCGAAGTCGAGATTGATGAGGCCCGGCATGATCATCAGGTCGGTCACGCCGCGGACACCGGAATGCAGCACGTCGTCGGCCATGTTGAAGGCGTCGGCGAAGGTCGTCTTCTCGTTCGCCACCCGGAACAGGTTCTGGTTCGGGATGATGATCAGCGTGTCGACATACTGGGTCAGTTCCTCGATCGCCTGGTCGGCGATCCGCATCCGATGCTGGCCTTCGAAGTGGAACGGCTTGGTCACCACGCCGACGGTCAGGATGCCCTGCTCGCGGGCGGCCTGCGCGATCACGGGAGCGGCGCCGGAACCGGTGCCGCCGCCCATGCCGGCGGTGATAAAGACCATGTTGCTTTCGCCGAGATTGTCCATGATCTCGGCGATGGTTTCTTCAGCGGCGGCGCGGCCGACATCCGGCCGGGAGCCGGCGCCGAGGCCCTGAGTGACGGTGCCGCCGAGCTGGATCGTGCGGTCTGCGAGCGACTGTTTCAGGGCCTGGCTGTCGGTGTTCGTGACGATGAACTCGACGCCTTCCAGGTTCGAGCGGATCATGTTGTTCACGGCGTTGCCGCCGGCGCCGCCGACGCCGACCACGCTGATCCGGGGCTTCAGTTCGTTGTCTTCGTTGGGGACGGAGATGTTGATGGTCATGGGGGTGGCCTCCTGTTCTCGCGTTTAGAGGGTGCTCTGGGGGATGCGTGCCTCAAGCACGCGGGTCTTTGGCCTTTCGGCCGGGGTCGGTGAACTTTCTGTCACTGGGTAGGCATGGCGCGGCTGTACGGCCGCTCCTGTCGGGTTCGGGCCGGCATGCGCGGTAGGGTGGAACCGGGTCTCGATCATCAGAAGTTCTCCCTCAGCCAGGAGCCGACGCGGCCGAACAGGCCGCCTCCGGTCTCCCTGTTGGCGACGTGGCCCAGACGGGACGCGTCGAGTGCCGGATCGGCGGCATAGGCCAGCAGACCGGCGCTCGTCGCGAAGGCCGGACCGCTGGCGACATCCGCCAGCCCGTTGACCCGGATCGGCCGGCCCAGTCGGACCTGCTTGTCCAGGATCTCCTGCGCCAGATCCCGGAGACCCGGCATCTGGCTGGCGCCGCCCGTGATCACCACGCGGCGGCCGGCGACCTTGTCGAAACCGCTCGCTTCCAGGCGGCCTCGGACAAGTTCGAAGGTTTCCTCCAGGCGCGGATGGATGATCCGGATCAGGAGGGATTTCGGGACATGGTTCGGATGGGTGTCGTCCTGCTCGCCGACCAGCGGCACGTCGATCACCTCGCGCTCGTCGAGGCTCGACGGGATGGCGCTGCCGTAGAGCGTCTTAAGGCGCTCGGCCTCGTGCACCGGGGTGGCGAGGCCGCGGGCGATGTCGCTGGTGATGTGGGCGCCGCCGACCGGCACGCAGTCGGTATAGATCACGCTGCCGTCGAAAAAGACCGCCATGGTCGTGGTTCCGCCGCCCATATCGATCACGGTGACGCCGAGATCGCGCTCGTCCTCGACCAGACAGGCGAGGCCCGAGGCATAGGGCGAGACCACGAAGGCCTCGACGCCGAGATGGCAGCGCTCGATCACGCTGGCGATATTGCGCACCGCGCTGGAGGCGGCCGTGACCATGTGCATGGAGGCGCCGAGACGGTCGCCGCACATGCCGCGCGGGTCGCGAATTCCGCGGCTGCCGTCGATGGAGTAGCCGACCGGGATGGAGTGGATGAGCTGGCGGTCGGCCTCGACCTCAAGTTTCTGCCACTGGCTGAGGATCCGGCGCATGTCGGTGTCGCCGACCTCCTGGCCGCCGATGGCAACCTCGACGCCGACGGTCTGGGAATGGGGGTAACCGCCGGAGAGATTGACGAAGACCCGTTGGATCGTCTCGTCCGCCATCTTCTCCGCCGCATGGACAGCGGCGCGGATACATTCCTCGGCCTCGGCCATGTCGATCACCGTGCCGCTGCGGATCCCGCGTGCGACCTGGTGCCCGATGCCGGTCACCCGGATACCCGGAAGCTGCTGCGCGCCTTCGCCCGGCGCGACCCGCACGCCACCCTCGCCGAGCCGCGCGATCAGGCAGCAGATCTTGGTCGACCCGATATCGAGGATCGCGACGGTGCCGGTGCGCGGCTTGGCCAGACCTTTGCGCATCAGGTGTCCTTCCCGGGGTTGCGGAGACGGCTGGAGATGTCGGGCGCGACGCGGACGACGAGCTGGTTCGGCAGCCGCAGGTCGATGGCGACGACGTCGCGGTCGAGCACGTGATGGTCGCGCTGCAGCTGAGCGAGATGGGACCAGGCCTTGCCCGGCGCGCGTTCCGGCAGCTCGATGTCGACGCCGGTATCGAGGCGGACAGTCCAGCGCCGCTCGCCGATCCAGGTGACCGCGCGCACACGGCGGTTCAGGTCCGGCTCGCGGGCGAGCAGAGTGAGGAAGGAGCGCGCCCGCTCCGGGGCATCCTCGCCGATGACGATCGGCAGGTCCGCGAAGCGCCGGGGGTTCTGGCCCGGAACCTCGACGCCGAGATCGTCGATCAGGGTCAGCTCACCGCTGCGCTGCCAGAGCGCGAGCGGAGTGCGCTCCTCGAGGCGGACGAAGAGGGTATCTGGCAGGCGGCGCTCGATAGTCGCCGTGCGCACCCACGGCAGGGCATCGACGCGGGCTTTCAGCGCATCGAGATCGACTGCGAGGATCGCTGTGCCGCGGTCGGTGGCGATGGCGCCGACCAGCTGGCTGCGTTCGGTACGGTAGCGGCCCTCGACCAGGATGTCGGAAACGACGAGGCCGAACTCGTTGGAGAGCGCCACGCCGGTCTCGTCGATCGCGGCCGCGAGCTGGCCGACGGCGCCGGTGCGGGCCGCGTGCCAACCAGTGCCGGCGACGATCGCGGTCAGCGCGGCGAAGCCGGTGCCGATCAGCACCTGCCGCATGCGGCGGGCGGAAAGCCTCGGGCGCCGGGTCTGGCGCCGCTTGGCGGCAGTCTTCTTGCCTTTGCTGCTCTTGGCCGTGCTCAGTAGTCGCATCGCGCGTCCTCCACCAGCTTGGCGCAAAGCGCCGGGAAATTCATGCCGCGCAGGGCGGCCTGCTCCGGAACGAGAGACGTCGGCGTCATGCCCGGTTGCGTGTTCACCTCAAGCAGGTAAAGGCCGTCCGGCCCGACATCGCCCGCCGTATCGTCGAACCGCAGATCGGCCCGGCTGACGCCACGGCAACCGAGCGCGGAATGGGCCTTCTCGGCCATTTCCAGTGCTTTTTCGGTGACAGCCTTCGGCAGTTCGGCCGGCAGGATGTGGATCGATCCGCCGTCTGCGTACTTGGCGTCGTAGTCGTAGAAGCCGTGCTCGGAGGTGATCTCGGTGACGGCGAGAGCGGCGCCGTCGAGCACCGCCACGGTCAGCTCGCGGCCAGCGATGAACTTCTCTTCCAGCACCATGTCGCCGAACGGCCAGTCCTGCTCGGTCGGCCGGTAATTGTCGCCCGGACGCACGATATGGACGCCGAGGCTGGAGCCCTGGTCGATGGGTTTCAGGACGTAAGGGCGTTTCAGCGCCTCGCGCTCCAGCGCTTCTTCTCGGGACCGCACGACCCCGACCGGGCACTTGATGCCGGCGCGGGCGAAGAGCTCCTTGGCGCGGGGCTTGTCCATCGCGATGGCGGAGGCTTCGACGCCGGAATGGGTGTAGGGGATCTCCATGATGTTAAGGAGACCCTGGATATTGCCGTCCTCGCCGATGCGGCCGTGCAGGGCGTTGAAGCAGACATCGGGCTTCAGCTCGGCGAGGCGGAACGGGATCTGACGGTCGACATCAACCTCGGTCACCCGGTAACCGGCGTCGCGCAGGGCCTTGGCGCATTCATGCCCGCTGGAGAGGGAGACCTCGCGCTCGGCGGACCAGCCGCCCATCAGAACCGCGACATGCTTGCTCATGCGCTCTCTCCCTGCCTGTTGAGCCCGATGCGCCGGATCTCCCAGCGGAGTTCGACTCCGCTCGCGTCTTTCACCCGGCGACGGACCGTCTCGCCCAAAGTCTCGATGTCGGACGCTGTCGCGGTGCCGGTATTGATCAGGAAGTTGCAGTGTTGCTCCGAGACCATCGCACCGCCGACGCGCAGACCGCGGCAGCCGGCCGCGTCGATCAGCTGCCAGGCCTTGCCGCCGTCCGGGTTGGCGAAGGTGCTGCCGCCGGTGCGCTCGCGGATCGGCTGGCTGCTCTCGCGGGCCTGCTTGATCTCTTCCATGGCGCGGGCGATCTCTTCCTTGTCTCCGGCCGGGGCGAGGAAGGTTGCGGCGGTGAAAATCCAGTCCGCGGGGGCGTCCGTGTGACGGTAGGACATGCCGAGCGTGCCAGCGGGCACGCGGCGAAGGATTCCGTCGCCGGTCACCAGTTCGGCGGAGAACAGGACGTCTTTGAATTCGTGACCGTAGGCGCCGGCGTTCATGCGCAGCCCGCCGCCGATGCTGCCCGGGATCCCGGACATGAAGGCGAGTCCGTCCCGGCCTTCGGCAAGCGCGGCCTTGGCAAGGTTGAGGTCGAGCACGGCGGCGCCGGCGGTCACCATGTCTGCACCGAAGCTGATCTGGTTGAAACCGCGGCCGAGCCGTACGACGACGCCCGGAATGCCGCCGTCGCGGATGAGCAGGTTCGAGGTGACGCCGATCACCGTCACCGGCACGTCGGCCGGTTTGCCGCGCAGGAAGGCGGCAAGGTCCTCGGCATCTTCAGGGCGGAACACCACTTCGGCCGGACCGCCGACCCGGAACCAGGTCTGCTGCGAGAGATCCACATTCTCCTGGTACCGCCCGCGCACCTCGGGCAGGCGCTGGATCAGGGGCATGTTGTCGTTGGAGCGGAGTGCGGCCATGGTCATTGCCCCTCCTTTCCGGCAACGCGCTTGGCGCCGCCCACCAGCGGTTTGAGCTGCGTCGGCAGGGCCTGCGCCCAATTGGTGATGCTGCCGGCGCCAAGGCAGACGACCATGTCGCCCGGTTCCGCGATTCCGGCGACGATCCCGGCCAGTTCGGCGGGATCGTTCAGCGCGTAGACGTGGCGGTGGCCGCGGGCCCGGAGGCCGGAGGCGAGGCTGTCACGGTCGGCACCTTCGATTGGCTCCTCGCCGGCGGAATAGACATCCGCGACGATCACGCCGTCGGCGTCGTTGAAACAGGCACAGAAATCCTCAAACAGGTCGTGCAGGCGGGAGTAGCGGTGCGGCTGCACGACGGCATAGACCCGTCCTTCCGGGCAGGCGGAGCGCGCGGCGGAGAGCACGGCGGAGATCTCGACCGGGTGATGGCCGTAATCGTCGATCACCGTGATGCCGCCGGTCTCGCCGGTCTTGGTGAAGCGCCGCTTCACGCCGCTGAAACCGGCGAGCGCCTTGGCGATCAGCTCATCGCTCAGATCCATCTCGAGGCCGATGGCGATCGCGGCGAGCGCGTTCGAAACATTGTGCTTGCCGTACATCGGCAGCTCGAGACCTTCGAGCGTGCGCTCGCTGTCATGCAGGCGGTCGGCGATCACCACGTCGAATTTCGCGCCGGAAGGGGTGATCTCCAGGTTCACGGCGCGGATGTCGGCCTGCGGCGAGAAGCCGTAGGTGATAATGCGACGGTCGGCGACGCGCGGGATCAGCTTCTGCACCGTCGGGTGGTCGATGCACATGGTCGCGAAACCGTAGAATGGGATGTTCGCGACGAACGCCCGGAAGGCTTCCTGAAGGCGGTCGAAATCGCCATGGAAGTCGAGATGCTCGGGATCGATATTGGTGACGACGGCGATGGTCGCGGGCAGGCGATTGAAGCTGCCGTCGCTCTCGTCCGCTTCGACCACCATCCAGTCGCCGGAGCCGAGCCGGGCATTGGTGCCGTAGGCATTGATGATGCCGCCATTGATCACCGTCGGATCGAGCCCGGCGGTGTCCAGCATGGCGGCGACAAGAGAGGTCGTCGTGGTCTTGCCGTGGGTGCCGGCACAGGCGATGGACCATTTCAGCCGCATCAGCTCGCCGAGCATTTCCGCGCGATGGACGACAGGCAGCATGCGCTCGCGCGCGGCCAGCAGTTCCGGGTTGTCCGGCTTGATCGCGGTCGAGATGACGACGATGGAGGCGTCCTCGATATTCGCGGCCTCCTGGCCGACGAAGACCTTGATGCCAAGCTCCTTCAGGCGGCGCACGTTCGGATTTTCCGCGATGTCGCTGCCCTGCACGGAATAGCCGAGATTGTGCAGTACCTCGGCAATGCCGGACATACCGATCCCGCCGATGCCGGTGAAGTGCATGGTTCCGATGCTGAGCGGCATCTCTCTCATGCGGCGCATCCTTGTTGCGGGTTCGAATTGGCGACGGCGAGGGCCGGCGCGGTGGCGATCACGAGGTCGGCGAGGCGGTCGGCGGCATCCGGCGTGCCGAGGTCGCGTGCCGCGGCGGCGGCGCGGTTTAGCCGGTCCGGCGCCTTCAGGAGGCCGAGCAGGGCGCCCGCCAGTTTCGGCGAGGTGAACTCATCCGGCTCC includes these proteins:
- the ftsA gene encoding cell division protein FtsA, whose product is MRKGLAKPRTGTVAILDIGSTKICCLIARLGEGGVRVAPGEGAQQLPGIRVTGIGHQVARGIRSGTVIDMAEAEECIRAAVHAAEKMADETIQRVFVNLSGGYPHSQTVGVEVAIGGQEVGDTDMRRILSQWQKLEVEADRQLIHSIPVGYSIDGSRGIRDPRGMCGDRLGASMHMVTAASSAVRNIASVIERCHLGVEAFVVSPYASGLACLVEDERDLGVTVIDMGGGTTTMAVFFDGSVIYTDCVPVGGAHITSDIARGLATPVHEAERLKTLYGSAIPSSLDEREVIDVPLVGEQDDTHPNHVPKSLLIRIIHPRLEETFELVRGRLEASGFDKVAGRRVVITGGASQMPGLRDLAQEILDKQVRLGRPIRVNGLADVASGPAFATSAGLLAYAADPALDASRLGHVANRETGGGLFGRVGSWLRENF
- a CDS encoding cell division protein FtsQ/DivIB, which translates into the protein MRLLSTAKSSKGKKTAAKRRQTRRPRLSARRMRQVLIGTGFAALTAIVAGTGWHAARTGAVGQLAAAIDETGVALSNEFGLVVSDILVEGRYRTERSQLVGAIATDRGTAILAVDLDALKARVDALPWVRTATIERRLPDTLFVRLEERTPLALWQRSGELTLIDDLGVEVPGQNPRRFADLPIVIGEDAPERARSFLTLLAREPDLNRRVRAVTWIGERRWTVRLDTGVDIELPERAPGKAWSHLAQLQRDHHVLDRDVVAIDLRLPNQLVVRVAPDISSRLRNPGKDT
- a CDS encoding D-alanine--D-alanine ligase; translation: MSKHVAVLMGGWSAEREVSLSSGHECAKALRDAGYRVTEVDVDRQIPFRLAELKPDVCFNALHGRIGEDGNIQGLLNIMEIPYTHSGVEASAIAMDKPRAKELFARAGIKCPVGVVRSREEALEREALKRPYVLKPIDQGSSLGVHIVRPGDNYRPTEQDWPFGDMVLEEKFIAGRELTVAVLDGAALAVTEITSEHGFYDYDAKYADGGSIHILPAELPKAVTEKALEMAEKAHSALGCRGVSRADLRFDDTAGDVGPDGLYLLEVNTQPGMTPTSLVPEQAALRGMNFPALCAKLVEDARCDY
- the murB gene encoding UDP-N-acetylmuramate dehydrogenase: MAALRSNDNMPLIQRLPEVRGRYQENVDLSQQTWFRVGGPAEVVFRPEDAEDLAAFLRGKPADVPVTVIGVTSNLLIRDGGIPGVVVRLGRGFNQISFGADMVTAGAAVLDLNLAKAALAEGRDGLAFMSGIPGSIGGGLRMNAGAYGHEFKDVLFSAELVTGDGILRRVPAGTLGMSYRHTDAPADWIFTAATFLAPAGDKEEIARAMEEIKQARESSQPIRERTGGSTFANPDGGKAWQLIDAAGCRGLRVGGAMVSEQHCNFLINTGTATASDIETLGETVRRRVKDASGVELRWEIRRIGLNRQGESA
- the murC gene encoding UDP-N-acetylmuramate--L-alanine ligase — encoded protein: MREMPLSIGTMHFTGIGGIGMSGIAEVLHNLGYSVQGSDIAENPNVRRLKELGIKVFVGQEAANIEDASIVVISTAIKPDNPELLAARERMLPVVHRAEMLGELMRLKWSIACAGTHGKTTTTSLVAAMLDTAGLDPTVINGGIINAYGTNARLGSGDWMVVEADESDGSFNRLPATIAVVTNIDPEHLDFHGDFDRLQEAFRAFVANIPFYGFATMCIDHPTVQKLIPRVADRRIITYGFSPQADIRAVNLEITPSGAKFDVVIADRLHDSERTLEGLELPMYGKHNVSNALAAIAIGLEMDLSDELIAKALAGFSGVKRRFTKTGETGGITVIDDYGHHPVEISAVLSAARSACPEGRVYAVVQPHRYSRLHDLFEDFCACFNDADGVIVADVYSAGEEPIEGADRDSLASGLRARGHRHVYALNDPAELAGIVAGIAEPGDMVVCLGAGSITNWAQALPTQLKPLVGGAKRVAGKEGQ